The following proteins are co-located in the Manihot esculenta cultivar AM560-2 chromosome 9, M.esculenta_v8, whole genome shotgun sequence genome:
- the LOC110623171 gene encoding probable pyridoxal 5'-phosphate synthase subunit PDX1 → MAGTGVVAVYGNGAITETKKSPFSVKVGLAQMLRGGVIMDVVNPEQARIAEEAGACAVMALERVPADIRAQGGVARMSDPQLIKEIKQSVTIPVMAKARIGHFVEAQILEAIGIDYVDESEVLTLADEENHINKHNFRIPFVCGCRNLGEALRRIREGAAMIRTKGEAGTGNVIEAVRHVRSVMGDIRVLRNMDDDEVFTFAKKIAAPYDLVMQTKQLGRLPVVQFAAGGVATPADAALMMQLGCDGVFVGSGVFKSGDPARRARAIVQAVTHYSDPDMLAEVSCGLGEAMVGINLNDKKVERFANRSE, encoded by the coding sequence ATGGCAGGAACTGGGGTGGTGGCAGTTTACGGTAATGGAGCAATCACTGAAACTAAGAAGTCCCCCTTCTCCGTCAAGGTGGGTCTGGCCCAGATGCTCCGGGGTGGTGTTATCATGGACGTCGTCAACCCAGAGCAGGCTCGCATCGCCGAGGAGGCCGGCGCTTGTGCTGTCATGGCCTTGGAGCGTGTCCCTGCTGACATCCGCGCTCAAGGTGGCGTCGCTCGAATGAGTGACCCTCAGCTAATCAAAGAAATTAAGCAGTCCGTCACCATCCCTGTCATGGCTAAGGCCCGCATCGGGCACTTTGTGGAGGCTCAAATTCTTGAAGCCATAGGCATCGATTATGTTGATGAGAGCGAAGTGCTTACCCTTGCGGATGAGGAGAATCATATCAACAAACATAACTTCCGTATCCCCTTCGTTTGCGGTTGTCGGAACTTAGGTGAAGCGCTACGAAGGATACGGGAGGGAGCCGCCATGATTAGAACCAAAGGTGAAGCAGGGACCGGAAACGTTATCGAAGCGGTTAGGCACGTGAGGTCTGTGATGGGAGATATTAGGGTTTTGAGGAACATGGATGACGACGAGGTGTTTACTTTCGCCAAGAAGATTGCTGCGCCATACGATTTGGTTATGCAGACGAAACAGCTGGGGAGGCTACCCGTGGTGCAGTTCGCCGCTGGAGGGGTGGCGACACCGGCGGACGCAGCGTTGATGATGCAGTTGGGCTGCGATGGTGTGTTTGTGGGGTCCGGAGTTTTCAAAAGCGGCGACCCAGCAAGGAGGGCCAGAGCGATTGTGCAGGCGGTGACCCATTATAGCGATCCAGACATGCTTGCAGAGGTGAGTTGCGGTCTAGGTGAAGCTATGGTGGGGATCAATTTAAACGACAAGAAGGTTGAAAGGTTTGCAAACAGGTCTGAATAg